The following proteins come from a genomic window of Pocillopora verrucosa isolate sample1 chromosome 6, ASM3666991v2, whole genome shotgun sequence:
- the LOC131780090 gene encoding DNA-directed RNA polymerase I subunit RPA12-like, whose amino-acid sequence MAKLVTKEAFECDPDFCPRCGSILPLPGVSDVVSCILCDFKKDASEFEDIEVHSRKVFNIPKEKANALKDSEEPIGPMADRKCSNCGHEGMTYTTRQTRSADEGQTVFFSCPHCKIQETEYS is encoded by the exons ATGGCGAAGCTTGTTACAAAGGAAGCGTTCGAGTGCGATCCAGATTTTTGTCCTCGCTGTGGTTCCATCCTTCCTCTTCCTGGTGTATCGGATGTTGTTTCCTGTATTCTGTGCGACTTCAAAAAAGACGCATCTG AATTTGAGGATATAGAAGTTCACTCACGAAAGGTGTTCAACATTCcaaaagagaaagcaaacgCTTTGAAAGATTCAGAGGAACCAATAGGGCCTATG GCTGACAGAAAATGTTCAAACTGTGGACACGAAGGCATGACATACACCACAAGGCAAACTAGATCAGCTGATGAAGGCCAAACAGTGTTCTTTAGCTGTCCACATTGCAA gaTTCAGGAAACAGAGTATTCTTAA
- the LOC131779931 gene encoding patatin-like phospholipase domain-containing protein 4 isoform X1: MNLSFAGCGFLGVYHLGVATCLTSHAPQFLKNVTAFAGASAGSLVAAVLATSAPLDKCSDYVIELTHEARRHPLGPFNPQFDLVGSLRKGLELCLPSNSHRIASGRLFISVTSLKDRKNAILSEFDSKEDLIQVLLASCYIPFYAGLSFPRFRGQKWVDGGLSDNLPRLPFGRTIRVSPFSGNGNDICPQDESRGFTDVTFHNMNVYVNRENLQRELQIFIPPKKDGIESLVQLGFNDTLRFLRKENLCNYSVKPLSPTLPMKHFHE; the protein is encoded by the exons ATGAACCTGTCATTTGCAGGCTGTGGTTTTCTTGGGGTTTACCACCTTGGAGTTGCAACTTGCCTAACATCACATGCTCCACAGTTTTTAAAGAATGTAACAGCCTTTGCAGGTGCTTCAGCAGGGTCACTTGTTGCTGCAGTGCTAGCAACATCAGCTCCACTGGACAAGTGTTCAGATTATGTCATAGAACTTACTCATGAAGCTCGTAGACACCCTCTGGGGCCTTTTAATCCCCAGTTTGACTTGGTTGGGAGTTTAAGAAAAGGACTTGAACTTTGTCTTCCTTCAAATTCCCACCGAATTGCTTCAGGAAGGCTTTTTATTTCTGTGACCAGTCTAAAGGACAGAAAGAATGCAATTCTGTCTGAGTTTGATTCCAAAGAAGACTTAATTCAG GTTTTGCTGGCAAGTTGTTATATTCCCTTCTATGCTGGACTGAGCTTTCCTAGATTTAGAGGTCAG AAATGGGTAGACGGTGGACTTAGTGATAATTTACCAAGGCTTCCGTTCGGCCGAACTATACGTGTATCTCCATTCAGTGGTAATGGTAATGATATATGCCCACAAGACGAGTCTCGTGGTTTTACTGACGTCACTTTCCATAATATGAATGTCTACGTAAATAGAGAGAATCTTCAGAGGGAGTTGCAGATATTTATTCCTCCCAAGAAAGATGGGATTGAGAGTTTAGTGCAGTTAGGTTTTAATGACACTCTGAGATTTCTGCGAAAGGAGAACTTATGCAATTATTCAGTGAAACCTCTTTCTCCAACTCTTCccatgaaacattttcatgaatAG
- the LOC131799349 gene encoding extracellular calcium-sensing receptor-like, giving the protein MNACLLFFVTIISLRVLAIPEVTGNDRYHQPGDVTLGGLFLLHYTTEDGQCGEFFPIGLGHVEAMIFAIHKINNDPYLLPNITLGYDIRDYCESAAKAMEHTYDFIRKNEIIAETQNASCKQTDEKNMTQSQEKPITAVVGPTDSGSAVLVASLLRVGGVPVISHSATSNELSSPQYRHFFRTAPPDGQQASAMADLIQHFNWSYVAAVAMDDSYGRNGVWKLESEAEARKTFCLSFAEYIPRQEYIAKLKRAVSKLKSYPNIRVVVLWLFGGYGRRFLKEAVEQNLMDRTWILSDALATEDDVFVGLKTTDQQILHGSLGLQPRMLDDKDFKDFLIKESSRLIESEQVPWWQEFWKSEESRHCSSLPVLSEQKYCIEIVLRTIYDTYIPYVVDAVYAIAYALHVMNNCSRLGCEKSQTPGSDLFPMLNPKYVEDYLRVVNFTGMTGQVRFDKFGDPLESSYDIVHFKTNDTLDSHDPVKLVIGSWEKNRKKKLELNIGSIRWNTISNQTFVPKSFCHEDCPKGTFRSVTTPCCWECLKCPTGTISSRINDMNCTECPQGQSPDDSRSECLDLPEIEIKWSSLASVLVIVFAVIGFLLVAICSFILYKFRMTPLVKASNRELSVILMSTITTSFCVSILSLAKPTSFMCSLVNGLRSMVLVTFISILVIKTMKILSVFQINVIAKRFKEFILSTKSQSLLVLLFILPQVLFLTLWIALDSPHQRRIFQPVEGMYLLSCSLHQSSTGMALQIVISVYTSFLAVVCTFYAFKARSLPENFNEARYIGFSMYILLLSSVGYLPINIGRYGSYATNLKCAMSLLSSYGILTCMFVPKIYVIILKPEQNTHQAVSSQVSVFSFSNFLRGKITTVSPSKPDAVGHQEQLDLEFASVSI; this is encoded by the coding sequence ATGAATGCTTGCTTGCTCTTCTTCGTTACCATTATTTCCCTCCGTGTCCTGGCAATTCCAGAAGTAACAGGAAATGATCGTTATCATCAGCCTGGTGATGTCACACTTGGTGGTCTATTTCTGCTGCATTACACAACTGAAGACGGTCAGTGTGGCGAATTCTTCCCAATAGGACTCGGACATGTAGAGGCAATGATATTTGCCatccacaaaataaacaatgatcCATACCTGCTTCCAAACATTACGTTAGGGTACGACATCCGGGACTACTGTGAAAGTGCTGCAAAGGCAATGGAACACACTTATGACTTTATACGGAAAAACGAAATAATTGCAGAAACCCAAAACGCTAGTTGTAAACAGACGGACGAGAAGAACATGACGCAGAGCCAGGAAAAGCCAATAACAGCAGTCGTTGGCCCGACAGATTCTGGAAGTGCTGTTCTTGTGGCAAGCCTGCTGCGAGTGGGTGGAGTTCCAGTCATTAGCCACTCGGCAACAAGCAACGAGTTGAGCTCACCACAATACCGTCACTTCTTTCGAACTGCCCCCCCCGATGGACAACAGGCAAGTGCAATGGCTGACCTCATACAACACTTTAACTGGAGCTATGTAGCTGCTGTGGCAATGGACGATTCTTACGGTCGAAATGGAGTATGGAAGCTGGAGTCTGAAGCCGAAGCCAGAAAGACGTTTTGTTTGTCCTTTGCCGAATACATTCCCCGGCAAGAGTACATTGCTAAGCTGAAAAGGGCTGTCAGCAAGCTCAAAAGCTATCCCAATATTCGTGTTGTGGTTTTATGGCTATTTGGTGGCTACGGACGACGATTTCTTAAGGAAGCTGTAGAACAGAACTTGATGGATCGCACCTGGATCCTCAGTGATGCTCTAGCAACAGAAGATGACGTATTTGTCGGGTTAAAAACGACGGATCAACAAATTCTTCACGGCTCACTGGGCTTACAGCCCCGTATGTTAGATGACAAAGATTTCAAAGATTTCTTAATCAAAGAATCGTCCAGATTAATAGAAAGTGAACAAGTTCCTTGGTGGCAAGAATTTTGGAAGAGCGAGGAGAGTAGACACTGCTCTTCCCTACCAGTACTCAgtgaacaaaaatattgtatAGAGATAGTACTTCGCACAATATACGACACTTACATTCCCTATGTTGTGGATGCTGTTTATGCTATTGCTTACGCTCTTCATGTCATGAATAACTGTTCAAGGCTGGGTTGTGAAAAGTCTCAGACACCAGGTAGCGATTTGTTCCCTATGCTGAACCCGAAATATGTAGAGGATTATCTTCGTGTCGTTAACTTTACGGGAATGACGGGACAGGTCCGCTTTGACAAGTTCGGAGATCCTTTGGAGTCTTCTTATGACATCGtccattttaaaacaaatgacaCATTAGATAGCCACGATCCAGTAAAACTGGTTATCggttcatgggaaaaaaatcgCAAGAAAAAGCTAGAGTTAAACATCGGTAGTATCAGGTGGAATACAATCAGTAACCAAACGTTTGTTCCAAAGTCTTTCTGTCACGAAGATTGTCCTAAGGGCACTTTTAGGTCAGTCACTACCCCATGTTGCTGGGAATGTCTCAAATGCCCGACTGGAACTATAAGTAGTCGTATAAATGATATGAATTGTACGGAATGTCCCCAAGGACAATCGCCCGATGATAGTCGATCAGAATGCTTGGATCTCCCGGAAATTGAGATAAAATGGTCAAGTCTTGCATCTGTCCTGGTCATAGTGTTCGCAGTAATTGGATTCCTTCTCGTTGCCATTTGCAGTTTCATCCTTTATAAATTTAGAATGACACCGCTGGTGAAAGCTTCAAACCGTGAACTAAGTGTAATTCTTATGTCCACCATCACAACGTCTTTTTGTGTGTCCATTTTATCTCTCGCTAAGCCTACCAGCTTTATGTGCAGTTTGGTGAATGGTCTACGTTCCATGGTACTTGTAACTTTTATCTCCATATTAGTAATTAAAACTATGAAGATACTAAGTGTGTTCCAAATAAACGTTATCGCAAAGAGGTTCAAAGAGTTTATCTTATCTACGAAGAGCCAATCACTTCTCGTTCTGCTATTTATCTTACCGCAAGTTCTTTTCTTAACCTTATGGATTGCTTTAGATTCACCACATCAGAGACGAATCTTTCAGCCAGTTGAAGGTATGTATCTTCTCTCGTGTTCTTTACATCAATCATCGACTGGGATGGCATTGCAAATTGTTATATCAGTGTACACTTCGTTTCTCGCGGTTGTTTGTACATTTTACGCTTTTAAAGCAAGATCATTACCTGAAAACTTTAACGAGGCAAGATATATTGGATTTTCCATGTACATTTTGCTGCTGTCGTCTGTAGGATATCTTCCCATTAACATCGGTCGTTATGGCTCATATGCAACAAACTTGAAATGCGCGATGAGTCTTCTAAGTTCCTATGGAATATTAACCTGCATGTTTGTCCCAAAGATTTACGTGATCATACTAAAACCTGAACAAAATACTCACCAGGCAGTAAGTTCACAAGTATCAGTTTTCTCGTTTAGTAACTTCCTTAGAGGAAAAATAACAACTGTTTCTCCATCAAAACCCGACGCCGTAGGCCATCAAGAACAGTTGGATTTAGAGTTTGCTTCTGTTAGTATATAG
- the LOC131798234 gene encoding fibroblast growth factor receptor 1-like isoform X1, protein MPRCFSICVWIYLFGFSKEKSLQGTNSSKDFNVSIPPDQLTEFVVGQKASIICKLPQITVPMTAEWRRETNEKIFRREYYPLGEVDTGVSSPEKFYLKIEAVSLQDSGRYTCQANSSIGSDKDSFFLNVTNIDSGDDDENHNEVPVIVLGFVSGFLGLGIFVCLVYHKRRVSALRNVDRLENFTLQSDTDKRYLSVTASRWEITPKQIHLQSILGTGAFGEVWKAVVYGMKGHPDETTVAVKKLKRNCSDHEQESLAQEIELGKSLGGDKHPNIVNFLACVSTCTPMMLVLEYAPYGDVLGYLRKSRGVEDQFYCSPECCQQEVTSYDLLSFAQQIASGMSFLASKKILHRDLAARNVLLGADRICKITDFGLALIRDKYQQYLYCTAVRKGRLPIKWTAPEHLFKGSDEKNVRVSEKSDVWSYGIVLFEIFTLGGVPYPGWNEWKVVYELKVNKYRMPQPEHVSDELYQLMADCWNEDPDARPTFDHLHEVMTGFLQEEHYVDMSKYEPSLYANVEEMVTSSGLASFDNLTTVL, encoded by the exons ATGCCTCGGTGCTTTTCCATTTGTGTATGGATTTATTTATTTGGATTCTCAAAGGAAAAATCACTCCAAg GCACGAATTCATCCAAGGATTTCAATGTGTCTATTCCACCGGATCAACTCACTGAGTTCGTCGTTGGTCAAAAAGCATCAATAATTTGCAAGCTTCCACAGATAACAGTTCCCATGACAGCAGAATGGagaagagaaacaaatgaaaaaattttccgAAGGGAATATTATCCTTTGGGTGAAGTAGATACAGGAGTTTCGTCTCCTGAAAAATTTTACCTGAAAATCGAGGCTGTCTCCCTTCAGGATTCAGGGCGGTACACCTGTCAAGCAAATTCCTCAATTGGTTCAGATAAGGATTCCTTCTTTCTGAATGTGACCA ATATAGATAGCGGAGACGACGATGAGAATCATAATGAGGTTCCAGTAATCGTTCTGGGTTTTGTGTCCGGTTTCCTGGGCCTCGGCATTTTTGTCTGCCTTGTCTACCACAAGAGACGAGTTTCAG ccCTAAGAAACGTTGATCGTTTGGAAAATTTCACTTTACAAAG TGACACAGACAAACGATATCTCTCCGTTACTGCTTCTCGCTGGGAGATCACCCCAAAACAAATTCACCTCCAAAGCATACTGGGAACTGGGGCATTTGGAGAGGTTTGGAAAGCTGTGGTTTACGGAATGAAAGGGCACCCTGACGAGACTACAGTGGCTGTCAAGAAACTAAAAC GTAACTGTTCTGACCACGAACAGGAATCATTGGCGCAAGAAATTGAATTGGGAAAATCTTTGGGTGGAGACAAACATCCCAATATCGTTAATTTCCTGGCGTGTGTTTCCACATGCA CACCTATGATGTTGGTTTTGGAATATGCTCCATACGGGGATGTGCTTGGCTACCTCCGGAAAAGCAGGGGAGTGGAAGATCAGTTCTATTGTTCCCCAGAGTGTTGCCAGCAGGAAGTGACTTCATACGATCTGCTTAGTTTTGCACAACAGATTGCTTCCGGAATGAGTTTTCTGGCATCAAAGAAA ATCCTTCATCGTGATCTCGCTGCAAGAAACGTTCTGTTGGGAGCAGACAGGATTTGTAAAATTACCGACTTTGGACTGGCTCTGATAAGGGATAAATATCAGCAGTATCTTTATTGCACTGCCGTTAGAAAG GGTCGCCTCCCGATCAAATGGACCGCTCCTGAGCATCTTTTTAAAGGTTCTGACGAAAAAAACGTCAGAGTGTCAGAgaaaagtgatgt TTGGTCATACGGCATTGTtctgtttgaaatatttactctAG GAGGCGTGCCTTATCCAGGGTGGAACGAATGGAAAGTTGTGTATGAACTGAAAGTGAACAAATATCGGATGCCTCAACCAGAACATGTCAGTGATGAACT ATATCAGCTTATGGCGGATTGTTGGAACGAAGACCCTGACGCCAGACCCACGTTCGATCATCTTCATGAAGTAATGACTGGGTTTTTGCAGGAAGAG CACTATGTGGATATGTCAAAGTATGAACCAAGTCTTTATGCAAATGTGGAGGAAATGGTCACTTCTTCAGGTCTTGCTTCCTTTGATAATTTGACAACTGTGCTGTAG
- the LOC131798234 gene encoding fibroblast growth factor receptor 1-like isoform X2, producing the protein MTAEWRRETNEKIFRREYYPLGEVDTGVSSPEKFYLKIEAVSLQDSGRYTCQANSSIGSDKDSFFLNVTNIDSGDDDENHNEVPVIVLGFVSGFLGLGIFVCLVYHKRRVSALRNVDRLENFTLQSDTDKRYLSVTASRWEITPKQIHLQSILGTGAFGEVWKAVVYGMKGHPDETTVAVKKLKRNCSDHEQESLAQEIELGKSLGGDKHPNIVNFLACVSTCTPMMLVLEYAPYGDVLGYLRKSRGVEDQFYCSPECCQQEVTSYDLLSFAQQIASGMSFLASKKILHRDLAARNVLLGADRICKITDFGLALIRDKYQQYLYCTAVRKGRLPIKWTAPEHLFKGSDEKNVRVSEKSDVWSYGIVLFEIFTLGGVPYPGWNEWKVVYELKVNKYRMPQPEHVSDELYQLMADCWNEDPDARPTFDHLHEVMTGFLQEEHYVDMSKYEPSLYANVEEMVTSSGLASFDNLTTVL; encoded by the exons ATGACAGCAGAATGGagaagagaaacaaatgaaaaaattttccgAAGGGAATATTATCCTTTGGGTGAAGTAGATACAGGAGTTTCGTCTCCTGAAAAATTTTACCTGAAAATCGAGGCTGTCTCCCTTCAGGATTCAGGGCGGTACACCTGTCAAGCAAATTCCTCAATTGGTTCAGATAAGGATTCCTTCTTTCTGAATGTGACCA ATATAGATAGCGGAGACGACGATGAGAATCATAATGAGGTTCCAGTAATCGTTCTGGGTTTTGTGTCCGGTTTCCTGGGCCTCGGCATTTTTGTCTGCCTTGTCTACCACAAGAGACGAGTTTCAG ccCTAAGAAACGTTGATCGTTTGGAAAATTTCACTTTACAAAG TGACACAGACAAACGATATCTCTCCGTTACTGCTTCTCGCTGGGAGATCACCCCAAAACAAATTCACCTCCAAAGCATACTGGGAACTGGGGCATTTGGAGAGGTTTGGAAAGCTGTGGTTTACGGAATGAAAGGGCACCCTGACGAGACTACAGTGGCTGTCAAGAAACTAAAAC GTAACTGTTCTGACCACGAACAGGAATCATTGGCGCAAGAAATTGAATTGGGAAAATCTTTGGGTGGAGACAAACATCCCAATATCGTTAATTTCCTGGCGTGTGTTTCCACATGCA CACCTATGATGTTGGTTTTGGAATATGCTCCATACGGGGATGTGCTTGGCTACCTCCGGAAAAGCAGGGGAGTGGAAGATCAGTTCTATTGTTCCCCAGAGTGTTGCCAGCAGGAAGTGACTTCATACGATCTGCTTAGTTTTGCACAACAGATTGCTTCCGGAATGAGTTTTCTGGCATCAAAGAAA ATCCTTCATCGTGATCTCGCTGCAAGAAACGTTCTGTTGGGAGCAGACAGGATTTGTAAAATTACCGACTTTGGACTGGCTCTGATAAGGGATAAATATCAGCAGTATCTTTATTGCACTGCCGTTAGAAAG GGTCGCCTCCCGATCAAATGGACCGCTCCTGAGCATCTTTTTAAAGGTTCTGACGAAAAAAACGTCAGAGTGTCAGAgaaaagtgatgt TTGGTCATACGGCATTGTtctgtttgaaatatttactctAG GAGGCGTGCCTTATCCAGGGTGGAACGAATGGAAAGTTGTGTATGAACTGAAAGTGAACAAATATCGGATGCCTCAACCAGAACATGTCAGTGATGAACT ATATCAGCTTATGGCGGATTGTTGGAACGAAGACCCTGACGCCAGACCCACGTTCGATCATCTTCATGAAGTAATGACTGGGTTTTTGCAGGAAGAG CACTATGTGGATATGTCAAAGTATGAACCAAGTCTTTATGCAAATGTGGAGGAAATGGTCACTTCTTCAGGTCTTGCTTCCTTTGATAATTTGACAACTGTGCTGTAG